The genomic stretch GGAGCCGGGACCATGCCAGGTGGCGGGAAGTCCTGCTGCACGTAGATCGGAGACCAGGGACAGGCCCCGGCCACGGGTTCGGGTGAGGATCGCGATGTCCCGGGGACCGATGGGCCGTTCCTCTTTGCTGCTGCGGAACCGTGCCCCGGCCAACAGCGTGCGCACGTGCGCCACAACGTCGTTCGTCACGGTGCGTTCCGGGTTCTCGGTGGCCCCGGGGCCGTGCCCCCGTAGCCAGATGCGGGCCGCGGGGGCTGCGTCGAGAACCAAGATCTCCTCATCCGGGGAGCGGGCGGAGCGCACGGGGGTGACACGGATGTCTGAATAACCCAGGCAGAGGTCACCGAACAGGTTCGTCACTCCGGCTACTACTCCGGGTTCGCTCCGGTGGTTGGTCTCCAGAGTGGCGCGGTGTCGGACCGCCTGCCGGGCCTCCAGGTAGGAACCGAGATCCGCACTGCGAAAACCGTAGATTGACTGCTTGGGATCGCCGATCAGAGTGATCATCGCGTCCGCGTCCACGAAGGTGCGTCGCAGGATGGCCCACTGGTCCGGGTCGGTGTCCTGGAACTCGTCGACCAGCACCACGGGAAAGCGTCGTCGAAGCTCCGCGCGCACCTGCTCGGCGACCGGAGAATCAGTGACCAGGAACCGTAGCCTGCCCGGTAGGTCGTCGAAACTGACCAGCCCCAGTGCGCGGCGACGCGCCGCGAAACGAGCCCGCACCCGCTCCTGAAAACTCAGCAGCTCGTGATTCGCCGAGGCGAAGGGGAGCCGCGACGGCGCCGCTGTGGTGGCGACCAGAAGTGCGCGGCGCGCGTCCAGTGGCGGGTCGGGGTGATGAAGATAACTGGCCAGGTATTCGTCTGTGGTGCACTCACGCACCAGAGAGAAGACGTCCGCGCTCACCTCGTCGGCACCGTCCCAGTCACCCAATACGCCCAGGCTCTCCAGCTGTCCCTGGCAGAACGAATGGATGGTGGTGATCGTTGCGGTTCCGAAGTTGTCCAGAGCCATCTGGAGTCGTGCCCTGTGGCGCGGGGCGTGGCGGTCCGCTCCGAGCAGTCGCGAGACTGGATCCACGGGTTCGGGACCGCCTGCCAGCAGATCCTCCAGGTCTTTCGCCACGGAAGCGATCCGGGAGTGGACGCGACCCCGCAACTCCGAGGCGGCCGCGTTGCTGAAGGTGATGAGCAACAATTCTCCGATCTTCACCCCTGCTTCGGCGATGTAGCGGGCAGCGAGTCCTGCTATGGTCCAGGTCTTGCCTGTCCCGGCGCTGGCTTCCAGCAGCATCGGACCATCAGGCAGGGGATCGGTGATCTCGAACGGAATCACTGTGCGGCCTCCAGGAGGGGGGAGTGCAGGGCCAACGCCCAGCCTCCAAAGGCGCCGAAGCGCTCGGGACCCACCGGGTCGCCTTCCTGGGGAGGATCGGCAAACAGCTCTGAAGCAGGGCCGGTGTAGAAATGCTCCCAGTGTGCCGGACGCCAAGCCCAGGGGGAGTTCCAGCTGCTGGTGGGAAGGTCCCAATCGGCGGCGTTAAATGTTCGTTCCCGTGCAGATTCTGCTAGCGCTCGGGCTGGTTCCGCGGGAACCGGGATGAGCCGGGAACGTCCCAGGCGGGCGCCTCGCACCAGAACCTCCAGGCGTGCGACGGCCTCCTGCGGTGGGGTGAGTGTCACCGATCCTGGGAAGTGTTCGCCGTAGTGACGTCGAAGGTGATGGATGCGGGCCCGTGTCCTGATCCCGGAAGCTGCCAGGGCCAGCAGCTGCACCCATGGCTCGAACAGAGGACGGGGAAGGTCGCTGGGGGAGATGACCACTAGCTCATCGCCGCGCAGTCGGACCATTCCTGTCAGCTGCAAGCCGGAGCATTCCAGGTTGATGGGGACGTCTCGGACCGGGCGGTCCCATTCCGGGCGGGCCTGCTGCCAGAGCTGTCGAATTAGTTTGACGTCCGCGTCGAGAACTGCACCTCCCAAGGGGCCGGTCGGCAGCAGCTCCCTGCGAGCCTCGGCATGGATCGCCGCGTCGGGGGGCTGTCCGCCGCAGGCCGCCGCCAGCAGCCGGGAACGAATCCCCCAGGCGTCCAACCCGCCTACCCCGAGGGGCAGGTCGTCACTGATCTCGGGGGTGAAATTTCCCCGGATTCCCGCCCGCTCGCGCAGGAAAGCGGCTGCAGGGTCGCGCAGGAACCGCGCCACCTCGTCCAGAGACATGGGAGCAGTGTCGTCGCCGGTGGGTAGACGAAGGGCAGCGCGCCGACGCTCCACGCTTGCCGGCGTGGTTGTGGTTGGTCTGGCTCGCAGGCGACGAGCCATATCCAGAGCCGCGGCATCGAAACTCGGTGCGGGGCCCGTGAAGTTCTTCTCCGAATGTGCCGTCAAGGGGGGTTCCTGCAGCTCAGGCGTGACCCCTAGCTTGCGCCACAACCAGGTGAGGGTGGTCGGGTGCTCCAGGACAGCATCGGTGGTTTCGGAACGGTGTTGATGCACCACCACCAGATGCCGGGCGGCCCGGGCATGATCCAGCAGATCCTCCAGACGCTCCTGCCCGGGATCCGGCAGGACTCCGGGGATCGCGTCGGGAACGGGATCGAGTCCGCCGTCCTCGAAACCGAGCAGCACGACCACGGGGAAACCCACGCCCTTGAGCTCCCCGGGAGCAACGACGGTGAGATTGCCGTTGCCCGTCACCATGCGCGATGTGGGTTCGGCGGCCAACTGCTCCAGCAAGCGGGTGAAGTCGGAGGCCGTTACCCTGACGGGGCTGCTGGCCCCTTCCTCCGCCAGCTGGGCCAGGCGGAAGATGGCCTCTTGGAGCAGAGAATCTTCTCCGGGAGGCAGATCGATGAGCTCGTCGAGCAATCTTCGGGCCCGGGCGACCCATTCCGGAATGGTGGTGGATTCGGCTGTGGCCGCGTAACGTCGCAGCCGGGTGAAGACCTCCGTGAGCGAACCGACCAGCTCCAGCTCCGATGTACTGACGGCATCCACGCCGGAGATGGGCAGCGCGGTGCTCCCGGGCGCCAGAGCAAGCCCGGCCAGCAGCCGGTCCAGGCCCCGGGCCCAGGTGTTCTGTGCGATCCCGGAGAGCCCCTGGTCCGCACGGTGTTGGGCGTCGAGGCCCCAACGAATCCCGGCCGCATCGATCAGCCGGGCCAGTTCGTCGCGTTCCGGTAGCTGCCAGCGGTACGAGATCGGCGCGAGGTCCAGCAGGTCCAGTAGGGAACTGGCGGTGGCGCGGGAATCCCGCAGTCTGGTGGCCTCGGCCAGGGTGCGCAGCACGGGGTTGGGGGTGCGGGCCTCGGGAGGGGGCTGGAACCGCAGGCGCCGGCCCGGGTGGGAACTGCCCTCGAGCGGCGTGAAGGCCAGGCTGAGGGCAGGCCACCACGCCGCGGGGTCCGGGACGACCACTAGGACGTCGCGTGGTTCCAGGGTGGGTTCCTCTTGCAGTAATCGGCACAGTTCCTCGCGCAGCACCTCGGCCTGTCGCAGGGGGTCATGGGAACCCACCCAGGTGATTCTCTCTGGCGCCGCGGTGTTCTCCAATTCCAGGACAGGGACGTCCTGGATCTGTCCGATGGCATCCAGCAACAGGTGTGTCGCCGCAGGCAGATCGGGGCAGTGAAATATGGCTGTGGCTGGTCCGGGTTTCTCTGTCAGGGCGGCGCGCAGTCGCGTCAGCTCCTCGACCGGATCCCATTCGAGTATTTCGGTGACACGGGCCGTCAGCTCCGGTTGCCAGCGCAGGTGCATGGGCAGTTCCCCGGCTGCTTTCTCCGGGTCGGTGAGCCAGCGGGCGAGTAGTTCTGAGTGGTGTTCCGAGTAACGGTGCAACAGGACTGCCAGGCGTTGAGAGGTGCCGCGCAGCCTGCCCGGTCCCGTCCGGAGGTGCTCCGCCACCACGGGATGCGATTCCTGGAAATCCAGGTCCTGGAGGACCTCCCGGATTCCCAGTTCCAACGCCAGGCCTCGCCACGGGGACGATTCTCCATCGTTTAGTTCCGCTTGCAGCTGTGCTACCCAGCGGTCGACTGGAAGCAGATCCACTCCAGCGAGGATGCCGATCCGGGCCGCCAGAGCCTGTCCCACCAGGCGTGCGGTGGCAGCCGAGGATGTGATGATCCGCACCTGTTCCAATGGCCCGGGACGCAGTTCGTCCAGCCATGCTGCCAGGGCGTCGACCAGCTTCTCCCAATGCTTGGCCGATCTCCTGTTCACTGCGATGATCCTCTCCTTCCCTGCGACCGATCACATTAGTGCGCCTCACCGACAAAACCTTGAGGGTGGGACACCGGTCGGGTTTTTGCGGGCGTTGCCTGTTTGAATGGTTCTCGTGACTGATCCGATCCTCGACGCCCTTGACCCCGAGCAGCGGTTGGTGGCGACGCTGCTGGAGCAGCCGCTGGTGGTGTTGGCGGGAGCAGGGACGGGGAAGACGCGGGCGATCACGCATCGGGTTGCCCACGCCGTCCGGGAGGGCCGCTACGTCCCGACTGCGACCCTTGCGGTCACCTTCACCACGCGGGCGGCAGGGGAGCTGAAGTCGCGGTTGGCGGGGCTCGGGGTACGCAGGGTCTCGGCCCGGACCATCCATGCAGCTGCTCTCAGCCAGTGCCGCTACTTCTGGCCTACGGCCTATGGTTCCGATTTCCCGGTGTTGTTGGACAACCCTTTTCCGTTGGTGGGGCGGGCCGCAAATCGAGTGCTCGGCAATGCCGACACGAACTTGGTGCGAGATCTGATAGGAGAGATTGGCTGGGCCAAGTCCAGCAATGTCCCTCCCAGCCGCTACGCCCAACTCGCCCGTGGCCGTACGGTTGCTGGGGTGGAGCCCGAACGTGTGGCCCACGTGATGGAGGCTTACGAGAAGCACAAGACCAGTTCCGGGGTGGTGGATTTCAACGACATCCTCCTGTGCACAGCCGCGCTGCTGGTGGAACACCCCGCCGTAGCCGAACGGATCCGTGACGCCTATCGGCACTTCGTGGTGGACGAGTACCAAGACGTCTCCGCGATTCAGCACCGCCTGGTCTCGCTGTGGGTGGATGGTCGCCCAGACATCTGCGTGGTCGGTGATCCCCAGCAGGCCATCCACGGTTTCGCCGGCGCCCGGGCCGATTGCCTGACCGGTTTCGCCTCCGAATATCCTGGGGCCCGGCAGGTGAGGCTGGTCCGTAACTACCGCTCCAGTCCGGGCATCGTCCAGCTCGCGAACCGTGTAGTGCGTCGCCGCCCCAGTGCAGGGGACCTGCAATCCACACGTCCTGAAGGGCCACCCCCCGAGTTCCACGCCGACGGCACGGAGGAGGATGAGGCTCGGGCCGTGGCCGCCTGGCTGGGGGAGCGACATGCTGAGGGCACCCCGTGGAGTGAGTGCGCGGTGCTCTACCGCATCAACGCACAGTCACCCGTTTTCGAATCCGTTCTGGACTCCGCGCGGATTCCTTACCAGGTCAAAGGCACCGACCGTTTCTGGGAACGTCCCGAGGTGCGCGACGCGGTGAACCGGCTGCGCCGCGCCGCACAGCGGGATTCTGGAGCCTGTCCGGAGGGGCTGCTCGACGAGGTGCTGGCCGAGGTCCGGTGGAATCCGGAGGCCCCGTCGGGAATGGGGGCGCAGCGGGAACGCTGGGAATCCATCAACTCCTTGGCACACATGATCCGCGACGCTCAGGGTGGTTTCCCGGACTGGACCGCCCCCGCGTTCATCGCCTGGCTGAATGATCATGCCAATCTCGAGACCCCACCCGCCACCAGCGCCGTCACCTTGGCGACCATGCACGCTGCCAAGGGACTCGAGTGGGATGCGGTGGCCGTGGTCGGGGTGCGCGAAGGCATGGTGCCCTTCGCGCTGAGCCAGGAGGAACCCGCACTGTCGGAGGAACGGAGACTCCTGCACGTCGCGGTCACCCGGGCCCGCCTGCGGCTGCGGATCTCATGGCCCGGTAAACCTTCCCGCGGTCGCGGTGCGCGTTCCCGTTTCCTGACGGGCCTCGTGCCTGAGGAGCAGATTCCTGTCACCCGCGAGGGTAGGGCCGGGCGTGGCAGTGTGCGTTCCCGCACCTGTTTCGTCTGTGGGGGGCAGCTAACTGATGCTGCCGAACGCAAGCTGGGTCGTCACACCGGCTGTGCGGCGCCTTTCGACGAGAAGCTCTTGGCTGCGCTGAAGGCCTGGCGGTTGGAAACGGCCCAAGCCGCGTCCCAACCGGCCTTCGTGATCTTCACTGACGCCACGTTGCAAGCCGTGGCTGAGGCCGAACCTGTGAATCGAACTCAGCTGCTGCAGATCAGCGGCATCGGTACCGTGAAGGCTGACCGGTTCGGTCGGGACGTTCTGCGGATCGTCGCGGAGCACGGTGCGAAAAATGTCGCTTCAGCGAAGGAATGAAACAAGGCCTCCGCCTGGAGGTTCGCCTTCCCCTGCGAACCACCCCTGGCGGAGGTCTTGGCTCAAGTCAATCGTGTCGAGGGTGTTTTCGTCAAGTGCTATTCGCCCAACAGTTTTCGGAGTTCCGCGTCAAATTCCCCGTCGTCCTCGTCACGGTGGGCCGGATGTACGTAGGAGAGGGGATCCTCCAGATGCCGGGCTGTCGGCAACATGTCGGGGTGTTGCCACACACCATCGCGTTCGAGGGCCCCGTGACGATGCTCCATGACCGCCCACAGATTCTCTGCGTCGCGGATCAAACGGGGGCGCAACTCCAGGCCGAGCAGATCCCGGAACACATCGCGAGTGGGCTCTGCGGAGGCTCGACGCCGGCGGACCACCTCGTCGAGCTGTGTTGCGGTGGTCATCCAGTTCGCTGCGGCGCGATTCGTGACATGGTCCACCCAGCCCTCGATCAGTGCCAGCAGTACCTCGAGGCGCCCGAGGATCTCCAGCTGCAGCTCAGTGCTGGCAGGCTTGAAGAACGAACCACGTACCTTTTCCCCAACAGCGACGATCTCTTCAAGCGAGACCTCGTCATCGCTGATGTCCAGCTGTGAGGACAAGGCTTCGAAATCGATCCGGATCTCGCGGGCGTAGTGGGCCAGGAGTGCCTCCACCTGAGGGGACAGCCAACTGACTCCCTGGAATAGTCGTTGTCTGGCGGCTTCTCGCAGAAGCAGATAGAGCATGACGTCGCTGTCGGGCAGATCGAGGTCGCGGGTGAACTCGGCGACGTTTGCGGGCAGTACCGTCACCGCGGCCCCTTCGGTGAGGGAAATTCCTACCTCCGAGCCGGTGAGCGTGGATCCGGCGACCGATGCCAGCACCTTGCTCAGTCGGTCGCGGTAGATCAGTGATGCAGAGGTTCGTATCATGGGGGCGAGCATCGATGAAAAGTCGGCGAACTGTGGATTCTCGGGGGCTGCTGTGCCGCGCTGCAGTGCGTCAGCGAGGCCGTCGATGATCGGTTCGACCAGACGTCGCCATCCCTCGGATGTGGCCTCGATCCACTTCTCACGGTGTTGCGTCACCGGCGGTGTTCCGGAAGAAGCGAACTGTGTCACCGGGTCCAGCCAGGACTGGGCCAGCCGTTCTGCATCAACGATGGCGAGCCGCTCCCCGGGTGAGAGGGCTGGGTCAGGTCCCAGTTTCGAGGCGAGGTGGCGTGCCGCGGTGATCGTGGTTCGCCATGAGGCCTCCGGATCCTGATCGGCTGGGGTGATGCCGAATCTGATTCCACCGGATGTCTGAAGGCGCTGCATCTGCTTCATCAACTCGTCGAGATTCAGCTCATCGGCATTGAGGCCGAGCTGCTCCATCATGCGCTTGAGCTGTTCGAAGTCGAACCCTTCGGGAGTTGACATTGGTCATCAGGCCTTTCGCATGGGAAACCGATTCGGAAACCATTCAACCCTATGGACTCAAGGAAAACGGAGAAGGACGGTCCGGTGAGGTCCACTTGGTAGGCTTGTCGCCACCCATACGGCAGGCAAGGAGGGGCGAGATGTCGCGAAACATGGTGGCCGTCGTGTCCTCGGCGCTGTTTGTGTTGCTGGCCGCAGGCCTCATCCTGATCCCGGTGCCGTTCATCACCTGGCAGCCCGGTAAGACCGTTGATGTGATGGGCAGTACCGAGGAGGGGCCGCTCATCGAGATCTCCGGCATCCCAACGAGCAACAGTGGTGGCAAGTTGTTGATGACAACAGTCTCTACAACGCAGGTTGATTCCATCATCAGTCTCCCTGCAGCGCTCATGGCTCATGTGGCCGCTGATTCAGATGTCCTGCCGCGCGATGTCGTGTACCCGGCTGGGAAATCGAACTCTGAGATGCAGAACGAAGCAGTCGCCATGATGGATTCCTCCCGCGTGAACGCGACTGTCGCTGCTCTCAGGGCGGCAGGGCAGTCCGTCACCGAAATGCCGATGGTGTCCTCGGTCAGCCTGTCCGGACCAGCGAACGGGCAACTGCGTCCCGGAGACCTCATCGAGGCTGTGGACGGCAGTGAGGTGACAACCAACGACGAGGTGAAAACCGCCATTCAAACCAGGGCCGTTGGGGATCCCATCGTGTTCAGGGTGCTGCGTGGAGGTGCAAGTGAAAAGGTCACCGTGACCACCGCCACCGAACGTGACGGGGCGCCGTATCTCGGGATCTTGCTCTCGACCGGTTACCGGTACGCGCCTTCCATCTCCTACAGGATCGATCCCACAATCGTCGGTCCTTCTGCAGGTTTGGTGTTCGCGCTGGCGATTTACGATCGCATCACGGATGGAGTACTGCGTGAGGGGCGTGTGGTGGCCGGCACCGGTCAGGTGGACGCTGCAGGAAAGGTGTACAGCATCGGTGGAATCCGAGAGAAGATCAAGGGCGCGGAGGCGGCCGGAGCGAAGCTGTTCCTGATGCCTGCCAGCAACTGCGCCGACCTAGGGGACCTGCGCACCGACCTCAGGCTGATTCCTGTGGGTACTCTCAAAGACGCGATTGCTGCGCTGCAGCTGGTAAACGAAGGACAACCCACACAGGAGGTGCCCAGCTGTGGCTGAGGTGGATCCGAGTCGTCTGATAGCGGCCCTGGCCGATATTGAGCGTCACGTTTCCGAGCTCGGGTGGGATCAGCCAGCTCGATTGTTCGCGCTCGTGGAGACCAGAACGCTGCTTGAATTGGAACCACAGCTGCGGGGACGGGTTACCCAGACCGCGGAGGATGCATTGACCGCTGTGGAGCAGGAGGATTTCCAGCTCGGCAGCGACATTGCCACACGGTTGGCGCTCCTGACCTGGCCGGCGACCGTGACAGGATGCGCGATCGCGATGGAACGGGCCTTCCTGCCGCCCAGATTCGAGTCCCAGGTGCCCACGGACCCTGGAGAGGCCATCGAGTTCGTAAACAAACACGAGGCCCGCACTGACGTCCGGGTGGTGGTTGGCGTGTTGCGTGACGGGGCGCGGCACGGCCTAGCCCGTGTCCTCAGTAACCCTGACGATCTGCTCGGCGCCGAGGACCTCGTGCCCGGTCTGGCCGATGCTCTGCTGGCCACGTTCAAGGAGGAGAACGCATGAGCGTAGAAGACCAAGCCGGTGTTGAGAGGCGCCGGAGCCCCTTGCTGATCTCGACTCTGATCTTGGGTCTTCTCGTTCTGCTGGTAGTGCTGGTGGCTCGGTTCTACACGGATTACCTGTGGTTCAGCAGCGTATCCGCTTCGACGGTGTTTACCACCCAGCTGGCCGCCCGGGTGGGGTTATTCCTGGGGTTCGGGCTGCTCATGGGAGGCGGGGTGTTCGGCTCCCTTGCGCTGGCCTATCGGCTACGCCCCCCGGTGCGGCGTGCGAATTTGGATTCCGAGTTGCTGCTCCAGCTGCGTGACAACCTGGACCGGCGCTCCCGGATCCTCATGTTGCTGCCTTCGATCGTGGCTGGTCTGCTGGGTGGTGGAGTCGCCGCTGGTCAGATGCAGGTCTTCCTGGCATGGGTTCGCTCCACCGATTTCGGTACCCCCGACGCCGTTTTCGGGTTGGATGCGTCTTTCTACGTGTTCCAGCTGCCGTGGTGGCGGTTCGTGCTGAACTACGTGAGTTTCATGGTGGTGGTCTGCCTCATTGGAGCTCTTCTGGTGCATTTCCTCACCGGTGCCATGAATTCCAGGGCCTTCCGGAAGTCGGGGAATCTCAAAGGGGCCGGCAAGGCAGCTCAACGGCAGGTATCCCTTCTGCTCGGGGTCACGTTGCTGTTGTACGGGATCGCATCTTTCCTTGACCGATACGGTTACTTGACCACTCAGAACAACCTGTTCACGGGTGTCAACTATACGGATGCGACCTCTCGAGTCCCGGCCAGTCTGATTGTCGCCGCGATCGCGGCGATCTGCGCGCTGCTGTGTTTCTACAACGCGTGGCGGGTGAGGTGGAGCGTGCCTGGTATCGCAGTGGGTCTGCTGGTGATCTCCGCGATGATCCTCACCGCTGTCTATCCGTGGGCTGTTCGTAGTTTCGTGGTCAAACCCAACGAACCCGACCTGGAACGTCCCTGGATAGCCAACAACATCGAGGCGACGAGAAAGGCTTTCGGAATCGAATCGGTTCAAATCACGGACTACGAGGCTGTGGACAGTGTGAGCGCGGGGCAGTTGCGTGCCGACGCAGCCGCGCTGCCGGCAATCCGGTTGATGGACCCGGCCATCATCGCACCAACCTTCGAACAGCTTCAGCAAGTACGCGGCTATTACCGGTTCCCTTCCACCCTCGACGTTGATCGCTACAACGTGGAGGGCCGGGAAACGGACTCCGTCGTGGCCGCTCGTGAACTTGACCTGAACGCCGTCGAGGCGGGAAACACCTGGAACAACATGCACACGGTCTACACCCACGGCTATGGCTTGGTGGCGGCCTATGGCAACCGTCGTGAATCGAATGGAGAACCCACCTACTTCTCAGGGGGGATCCCGACCGAAGGCCTGATCAAACAGGAGCAGCCCCGCATCTATTTCGGTGAGGAATCCAAGCACTGGGTGATTGCCGGTGCTCCCGAAGGGGCGGAACCGGTGGAGCTCGACACCCCCGGTGGCGGGCAGGAGCACACCGAGACCAAGTACACCTACCAAGGAAGCGGTGGCGTTCCTGTCGGTAATTTCCTGAACAAGGCCGCTTTTGCTGTGCGTTTCGGGGACATCAACCTGCTGCTCTCCGAGAGGGTCAACTCAAATTCGCGTTTGCTGTTCAACCGGGTCCCGGTGGACCGGGTCAAGGAGGTGGCGCCGTTCCTGACGGTTGACTCTGATCCCTACCCGACCGTGGTCAATGGACGCATCGTCTGGATCATTGATGCCTACACCACCACCGCCGACTACCCGAACTCGACCCGTGTCGACTGGACCCAGGCCACCAAGGACACCCGCACAAGTGGTGATCGCACGTCTTCTGGTACGCAGGTCAACTACGTCCGCAACTCGGTCAAGGCCACGGTGGATGCCTACGATGGCACCGTCACCCTCTACGGCTGGGACGAATCAGACCCGATCCTCCAGACCTGGTCGAAGGTCTATCCGGGGCTCATCACCCCGAAATCCGAAATCAGCCCTGAACTGATGGCGCACCTGCGGTATCCGCAGGACCTTTTCAAGGTACAGCGTCAGATGCTGGGCCTCTATCACACCACCAACCCGTACACCTTCTTCCAGCAGTCGGACATCTGGGAGGTTCCCTCTGACCCTGTCAAAGGCGGTGAGAGCGGAATCAAGGAACCCCCTTATTTCTTGACCATCAAGTGGCCGGGCGAGGAGCAGGCGCACTACTCCAACACGACGGTCTTCGTTCCACGGGGGCGCGAGAACCTTTCGGTCTACATGGCGGTGAATGCGGATGCGACCAGCCCGAACTATGGACAGCTGCGGGCGCTCAAGCTCTCGGATGCCAAACAGATTCCGGGACCGGGGCAGACCTTCAACGCGATCTCGACGAACGAGGCCGTGGCGGAACGGCTGCTCCCTTTCAATCGTCAGGGCAACACGAGCGCCATCTACGGGAACCTGCTCACCATCCCGGTGGGCGGCGGCCTGATGTATGTCCAGCCGATCTACACCCAAACCAGCACCACCAGCGGTGGTTACCCTGCGCTGCGTTTCGTTGTGGCGCGTTTCGGCGAGCACGTCGGGATCGGTGACACCCTGAAGGCAGCCCTCGACCAGGTGTTCCAGGGCGATGCAGGAGCTGAGACGGGTGAAAAGCCTGTGGAGGGTTCCACGAACGGACAGCAGCCTCCACCGACTTCTGAGGCGGAGGCCAAGGAACAGGCAAAGGTGCTGTTGAAGGAGGGCGTGGCCCTGTTTGTGGAGGCTGAC from Arachnia propionica encodes the following:
- a CDS encoding zinc-dependent metalloprotease is translated as MSTPEGFDFEQLKRMMEQLGLNADELNLDELMKQMQRLQTSGGIRFGITPADQDPEASWRTTITAARHLASKLGPDPALSPGERLAIVDAERLAQSWLDPVTQFASSGTPPVTQHREKWIEATSEGWRRLVEPIIDGLADALQRGTAAPENPQFADFSSMLAPMIRTSASLIYRDRLSKVLASVAGSTLTGSEVGISLTEGAAVTVLPANVAEFTRDLDLPDSDVMLYLLLREAARQRLFQGVSWLSPQVEALLAHYAREIRIDFEALSSQLDISDDEVSLEEIVAVGEKVRGSFFKPASTELQLEILGRLEVLLALIEGWVDHVTNRAAANWMTTATQLDEVVRRRRASAEPTRDVFRDLLGLELRPRLIRDAENLWAVMEHRHGALERDGVWQHPDMLPTARHLEDPLSYVHPAHRDEDDGEFDAELRKLLGE
- a CDS encoding exodeoxyribonuclease V subunit gamma → MNRRSAKHWEKLVDALAAWLDELRPGPLEQVRIITSSAATARLVGQALAARIGILAGVDLLPVDRWVAQLQAELNDGESSPWRGLALELGIREVLQDLDFQESHPVVAEHLRTGPGRLRGTSQRLAVLLHRYSEHHSELLARWLTDPEKAAGELPMHLRWQPELTARVTEILEWDPVEELTRLRAALTEKPGPATAIFHCPDLPAATHLLLDAIGQIQDVPVLELENTAAPERITWVGSHDPLRQAEVLREELCRLLQEEPTLEPRDVLVVVPDPAAWWPALSLAFTPLEGSSHPGRRLRFQPPPEARTPNPVLRTLAEATRLRDSRATASSLLDLLDLAPISYRWQLPERDELARLIDAAGIRWGLDAQHRADQGLSGIAQNTWARGLDRLLAGLALAPGSTALPISGVDAVSTSELELVGSLTEVFTRLRRYAATAESTTIPEWVARARRLLDELIDLPPGEDSLLQEAIFRLAQLAEEGASSPVRVTASDFTRLLEQLAAEPTSRMVTGNGNLTVVAPGELKGVGFPVVVLLGFEDGGLDPVPDAIPGVLPDPGQERLEDLLDHARAARHLVVVHQHRSETTDAVLEHPTTLTWLWRKLGVTPELQEPPLTAHSEKNFTGPAPSFDAAALDMARRLRARPTTTTPASVERRRAALRLPTGDDTAPMSLDEVARFLRDPAAAFLRERAGIRGNFTPEISDDLPLGVGGLDAWGIRSRLLAAACGGQPPDAAIHAEARRELLPTGPLGGAVLDADVKLIRQLWQQARPEWDRPVRDVPINLECSGLQLTGMVRLRGDELVVISPSDLPRPLFEPWVQLLALAASGIRTRARIHHLRRHYGEHFPGSVTLTPPQEAVARLEVLVRGARLGRSRLIPVPAEPARALAESARERTFNAADWDLPTSSWNSPWAWRPAHWEHFYTGPASELFADPPQEGDPVGPERFGAFGGWALALHSPLLEAAQ
- a CDS encoding PPA1309 family protein → MAEVDPSRLIAALADIERHVSELGWDQPARLFALVETRTLLELEPQLRGRVTQTAEDALTAVEQEDFQLGSDIATRLALLTWPATVTGCAIAMERAFLPPRFESQVPTDPGEAIEFVNKHEARTDVRVVVGVLRDGARHGLARVLSNPDDLLGAEDLVPGLADALLATFKEENA
- a CDS encoding PDZ domain-containing protein; translated protein: MSRNMVAVVSSALFVLLAAGLILIPVPFITWQPGKTVDVMGSTEEGPLIEISGIPTSNSGGKLLMTTVSTTQVDSIISLPAALMAHVAADSDVLPRDVVYPAGKSNSEMQNEAVAMMDSSRVNATVAALRAAGQSVTEMPMVSSVSLSGPANGQLRPGDLIEAVDGSEVTTNDEVKTAIQTRAVGDPIVFRVLRGGASEKVTVTTATERDGAPYLGILLSTGYRYAPSISYRIDPTIVGPSAGLVFALAIYDRITDGVLREGRVVAGTGQVDAAGKVYSIGGIREKIKGAEAAGAKLFLMPASNCADLGDLRTDLRLIPVGTLKDAIAALQLVNEGQPTQEVPSCG
- a CDS encoding ATP-dependent DNA helicase UvrD2, whose amino-acid sequence is MTDPILDALDPEQRLVATLLEQPLVVLAGAGTGKTRAITHRVAHAVREGRYVPTATLAVTFTTRAAGELKSRLAGLGVRRVSARTIHAAALSQCRYFWPTAYGSDFPVLLDNPFPLVGRAANRVLGNADTNLVRDLIGEIGWAKSSNVPPSRYAQLARGRTVAGVEPERVAHVMEAYEKHKTSSGVVDFNDILLCTAALLVEHPAVAERIRDAYRHFVVDEYQDVSAIQHRLVSLWVDGRPDICVVGDPQQAIHGFAGARADCLTGFASEYPGARQVRLVRNYRSSPGIVQLANRVVRRRPSAGDLQSTRPEGPPPEFHADGTEEDEARAVAAWLGERHAEGTPWSECAVLYRINAQSPVFESVLDSARIPYQVKGTDRFWERPEVRDAVNRLRRAAQRDSGACPEGLLDEVLAEVRWNPEAPSGMGAQRERWESINSLAHMIRDAQGGFPDWTAPAFIAWLNDHANLETPPATSAVTLATMHAAKGLEWDAVAVVGVREGMVPFALSQEEPALSEERRLLHVAVTRARLRLRISWPGKPSRGRGARSRFLTGLVPEEQIPVTREGRAGRGSVRSRTCFVCGGQLTDAAERKLGRHTGCAAPFDEKLLAALKAWRLETAQAASQPAFVIFTDATLQAVAEAEPVNRTQLLQISGIGTVKADRFGRDVLRIVAEHGAKNVASAKE